In the Ilumatobacteraceae bacterium genome, one interval contains:
- a CDS encoding protein phosphatase 2C domain-containing protein, producing the protein MESIAVTAATTVHAGACSAVGRDRDADVVVCGPTWFAIADGVGGHDDGDVAGRVVADALASEAAPRSLDDVAASIGRVDDAVRSAARRNGDVAMGATLVAAVPLAGGMAVAHVGDARCYRLTGGALTLLTHDHSYVQELVDLGRLTPDEARHHRLRHLVTRALGVDGAAQPEVAFVPHAVGRLLLCTDGLASTVSPRSIGRVLSGIDDPRAAADRLVALSTRAGSVDSVTALVVDDRGERS; encoded by the coding sequence ATGGAATCGATCGCCGTCACGGCCGCCACCACGGTGCACGCAGGTGCCTGCAGCGCCGTCGGGCGAGACCGCGACGCGGACGTCGTCGTGTGCGGGCCGACCTGGTTCGCGATCGCCGACGGGGTGGGCGGCCACGACGACGGTGACGTCGCCGGACGGGTCGTCGCCGACGCGCTCGCATCGGAGGCCGCGCCGCGTTCGCTCGACGACGTGGCGGCATCGATCGGGCGAGTGGACGACGCCGTTCGCTCGGCCGCTCGGCGCAACGGTGACGTCGCCATGGGCGCCACGCTCGTCGCAGCCGTGCCCCTTGCGGGTGGCATGGCGGTCGCGCACGTGGGCGACGCGCGCTGCTACAGGTTGACCGGCGGCGCGCTCACCCTGCTGACCCACGACCACTCGTACGTGCAGGAACTCGTCGATCTCGGCCGGTTGACGCCGGACGAGGCCCGCCATCACCGCCTCCGGCACCTCGTCACGCGCGCCCTCGGCGTCGACGGAGCGGCGCAGCCAGAGGTCGCGTTCGTCCCCCATGCCGTCGGACGCCTCCTGCTGTGTACCGACGGGCTGGCGAGCACCGTCTCCCCGCGCTCCATCGGCCGGGTCCTGTCGGGGATCGACGATCCGCGAGCCGCCGCCGATCGGCTCGTCGCCCTGTCGACACGAGCCGGCTCGGTCGACAGCGTCACGGCACTCGTCGTCGACGACCGAGGCGAGCGGTCGTGA
- a CDS encoding WXG100 family type VII secretion target, whose translation MANFTGMDIPAVRTLSKQLKSRADEIQTISQQLTSQLDSTPWNGPDRQQFHGEWNGRYRQALNTVVQGLEQASQTAQRNANEQEQASSR comes from the coding sequence ATGGCCAACTTCACGGGGATGGACATCCCCGCCGTTCGCACCCTCTCGAAGCAGCTCAAGAGCCGGGCCGATGAGATCCAGACCATCAGCCAGCAGCTGACGTCGCAGCTCGACTCCACTCCCTGGAACGGACCCGACCGGCAGCAGTTCCACGGCGAGTGGAACGGCCGCTACCGCCAGGCGCTCAACACCGTGGTCCAGGGGCTCGAGCAGGCGTCACAGACGGCGCAACGCAACGCCAACGAGCAAGAGCAGGCCTCGAGCCGCTGA
- a CDS encoding AMP-binding protein, translated as MGAATIVELFGRSRSTLHFEDGTHRTARDLLADGRQIAARLSEAGVRRGDRLALHLPNGPEYVRRLLACAVGGFVAVSVNTRYSDDEVDSLVERSGAIDVAWPEDRPAARPDPSTGHADDPFVVFTTSGTTSRPKMVIHAQRSIAVHAGDAATGFGYTVADVVMVAMPLCGTFGLTSLTAAVAADATIVLSDFELRRTADLIGRHRVTAINGSDDMFHRLIAHGTPMGTIDLGGYARFNSSLDRVVADAESVGARLTGLYGMSEVQALFSVRDLAADSFDRARPGGTLVSPAAAYRLVDDELQVRGPSLMVGYLAEGGAEVDGELTAAHFDDGWFRTGDLARADDERTFEYLTRRGDAMRLGGFLVDPTEVEAVITEVAGVAAAQVVAVDRPGGARPVAFVIGTFDEAEVIARCRDRMARFKVPIRVIGIDAFPAIPGANGTKIQRGKLRELATSLLTDEV; from the coding sequence ATGGGGGCCGCGACCATCGTCGAGCTGTTCGGTCGGTCGAGGTCGACCCTGCACTTCGAGGACGGGACGCACCGGACCGCCCGCGACCTCCTCGCCGACGGCCGGCAGATCGCCGCTCGTCTGAGCGAGGCGGGCGTGCGGCGCGGCGATCGGCTGGCGCTCCACCTGCCGAACGGTCCCGAGTACGTTCGGCGCCTGCTCGCCTGCGCGGTCGGCGGGTTCGTCGCCGTCTCGGTCAACACCCGCTACTCCGACGACGAGGTCGACTCGCTGGTCGAGCGGTCGGGCGCCATCGACGTCGCGTGGCCCGAGGACCGGCCGGCCGCTCGACCCGATCCGAGCACGGGTCACGCCGACGACCCGTTCGTCGTGTTCACCACCTCGGGCACGACGAGCCGCCCGAAGATGGTGATCCACGCGCAACGGTCGATCGCCGTGCACGCCGGCGACGCAGCGACGGGTTTCGGGTACACGGTGGCCGACGTCGTGATGGTGGCGATGCCGCTGTGCGGGACGTTCGGCCTCACCTCGCTCACCGCGGCGGTGGCGGCTGACGCGACGATCGTGCTGTCCGACTTCGAACTCCGGCGGACGGCCGACCTGATCGGTCGCCATCGTGTCACCGCGATCAACGGCAGCGACGACATGTTCCACCGCCTGATCGCCCACGGCACGCCGATGGGCACGATCGACCTCGGTGGCTACGCGCGGTTCAACAGCAGCCTCGACCGGGTCGTCGCCGATGCGGAATCGGTCGGCGCGCGCCTCACGGGCCTCTACGGCATGAGCGAGGTGCAGGCGCTGTTCAGCGTGCGCGACCTCGCTGCCGACTCCTTCGATCGAGCGCGTCCGGGCGGCACGCTCGTGTCGCCGGCGGCCGCCTACCGGTTGGTCGATGACGAACTGCAGGTCAGGGGACCGAGTCTGATGGTGGGCTACCTCGCCGAGGGTGGGGCGGAAGTCGACGGCGAACTGACCGCCGCCCATTTCGACGACGGGTGGTTCCGTACCGGCGACCTGGCGCGCGCCGACGACGAGCGGACCTTCGAGTACCTGACCCGCCGTGGCGACGCGATGCGACTCGGTGGGTTCCTGGTCGATCCGACCGAGGTCGAGGCCGTGATCACCGAGGTCGCCGGCGTCGCCGCGGCGCAGGTCGTCGCGGTCGACCGGCCTGGAGGCGCGCGACCCGTCGCGTTCGTGATCGGCACGTTCGACGAGGCCGAGGTGATCGCGCGATGCCGCGACCGAATGGCGAGGTTCAAGGTGCCGATCCGCGTGATCGGGATCGACGCATTCCCGGCCATCCCCGGCGCCAACGGCACGAAGATCCAGCGCGGCAAGCTGCGCGAGCTCGCAACATCGCTGCTGACCGACGAGGTCTGA